Within the Solibacillus silvestris genome, the region TTACCGGTATGACAGCAATACATAATCCCGCAAACAAGACACCCCATGCACTATCGTATTGTGCGTCTATTTTCAGTAAGTTCATCGCAACACCTAACGTATTTTTGCTTTCTGTCTGCAGTAAAATTAACGCCATGAAAAATTCATTCCAATAAGAAATGGCATTCAAAATCGTCACGGTCATAATTCCTGACTTTATAAGCGGTGTCACAATTTTAAACAGGATTCCATATGGACTCATACCATCGACGACCGCTGCTTCTTCAAGCTCTTTAGGAATATTGCCGATAAATCCAACAAGTATGAAAATTGTAAACGGTACATGCGAAATGGCATATACAAGCGATAATGCCCACAAGTTATCTAATAAATTAAACTTCATTAATAAGAAAAATAGAGGAATCCAACCTAAAACGGATGGAATCATCATTGAAGCCAAATAAACATTAATCAGCACTTCACCAAATTTTGAACGAACACGTTCCAGCGCATAAGCCGTAGGAATCGATAAAATGAGTGTTAAAAAAGAGCCAAGCACTGTTACAAAAAAACTGTTCAAAAATGCACGCCCGATATTATAGTCGTTCCATGCTCGTTCAAAATTTGTAAAACTAAAATCAGTCGGCATTGACCAAGGTGACGTGAAGATTTCTGCATTCGATTTAAACGCACCCATAAACATCCATATTAACGGGAAAATTACGATAAACGCCCATAGGATTAACGGGATACGTACTAAAATTTGTGAAACTACTTTCATCTCAATTCCCCCGTTAATATTCGACTTTTTCTTTTTTCAGAATAAATTGTGACATGAGAACGGTAATGAGCGACACGACCAAGATTAGAACACCAATCGCTGCACCATAGCCAAATTGAAAATCTTCAAAAGCGCGCTGGTATAAATATGATCCCATTACTTCTGAAGCGCTTCCCGGTCCACCACCTGTCATTACTTGCACAAGGACAAACGAACCGTTCAGAGAAGTAATGATTATATAAAGAATGGATGTTTTTATTTGTGGCCAAACGAGTGGAACCGTAATATGCCAAAATTGTTGCCACTCGGATGCCCCATCAATATCTGCCGCTTCATATAAACTTTTCGGTACATTCGAGATACCACCCATAATAAGTAGCATAAATAATCCAATCCCTGCCCAGATTGCAGGAATGGCAATACTAGGAAGTACCCATGTTTTATCACCTAACCAAGGGCGGGCCCATTCAGTTAATCCAACCTGATTTAATAAGCTATTTACAATCCCCATATTCGGATCATAAATGAATTGCCATAAAATCCCTATAACTACAACCGACATAATATTCGGAAAGAAAAATACAATCCGGTAAAATGGCGCTTCTTTAATCTTAAGCTGCGTCAATGCCACAGCAAAAAATAGAGCGAGCGTCATAATCCCAATAACTTTTACAAATACGAAGAAAAAGTCATTTATAATCGCCTTTTTAATAATGGAGTCATTCCATAGACGAATATAATTATCTAAGCCGATAAACGTTTTGTTTGCACTTGTTCCGGACCACTCAAAAAATGAGTAATACAATCCGCCCAACATCGGATAAACAGTAAAAATTAAAAAGAGCAGAAAAGTCGGCAGTAAACAAAATGCTAAAAACAAATATTTACTTTTGGAAGAAAAGGTCATTGTTCATTACTCCTTTCTCTACTGATTAAATAAGGTTGCTAAAAAGCTTTTAGCAACCTCATTTCCAGCAGTCACTTATTTGCAAAGTGACTCTCTCGTTATTTTCTTAGCTCTTCTGCTTTTTTCACCATCTTATCTACAAATTCTTCAGCAGTAATTTCACCAAGTAAGATATCAATAATTAATAATTTAATTTCATTTGTAATTTCAACTGCAATTTTTTGCAGTTCAGCATCTGGTGTGTAACGTTTGTACGTATGAACAGCACCTGGATTGTTAATCATTTCATTAATATTTTTCAAGAAATCCTGAACATTTGTATTCGAAGATAAATCAACGTCCTTCATGTTCATAATCGCACCTGTTGATTCAGCAAATGCCTGCGCATATTCTTCCGTAAAGATGAATTCCAAAAATGCCTTTGCAGCTTCCGGATTTTGCGATTTTTCAGCAATTGCAATTGTACGAATATCCGGTACAAGTGCTAATGGCTTACCAGGATCATTCATCGGTGTTGGTGTGAAGCCAAATTCAAAACTTTCCGGCGTATCATTTTTCATTTCATTTGGTAACCAGAAACCTACTGGAATGTAGGCATTTTTATGCATTAAAAAGTTCATTTGTGATTGCGTATGATTGTAGGCAGCAAAACCGCTGTCAATTAGTCCTGCTTTAGCAATTTTTTCTACCTTTTTCAATACTTCAAGCGTTTCAGGTTTTTTCCAAGCCTCTACTACACCATTATTTAAGTCATTTAATAACTCTTCACCGCCTGCAGCAGCAAAAGCCGGATTCAATACGCCACGGTGGAAGTATTGTGTATGTTGGCCTGTCGTTACAAATGGTGCAATTTTCGTATCGGCTTTAATTTTTTCCATAGAGCTAATCCAGCTGTCAAAATCTGTTGGTACTTCCCATCCGTTTTCTTCAAACCACTTCGCATCATACCAAGTTCCCCACGTATCGAATACTAATGGCAAACTATAGATTTTCCCGCCATCTACTTCTTCTGCCGGTGAGATAAAGCTATCTAATAATGCTGTACCATTTTCAAGTTTAATTCCTTTTGCAAATTCACTAATATCCATTAACTGACCTTCAGCGATCATTTGTGTTTCACTAGCTCCTGCTCCATCGATATAGACGACATCAGGTGGTGTTTCCGAAATCCAACGTGTGTTCATCTCCGTATTAATATTCGGACCTGCATGTTCTACAATTTCTAAATCCGGATGCTGTTTTTGGAAGTCCCCTATAACTTGCTTCCACCATCCGTCTCCATATCCTCCAACGAAATATTGAATTTCCAGTTTGCCTGACAACCCATCCCCTGTACTTTCTGTAGAAGTATTATCCGATGAAGTCGTTGATTGTTCTGTACTGCTGTTTCCTTCAGTGTCGCTGTTTGATTCCTCGTCATTCGAACACGCTACGAGCAATAGCATTAAACTCATTAATGCTACTAAAAACCAAGTCTGCTTTCTCTCTTTGATAACAAACATACATTACACCCCTTCATTTTCATTATGTTAACTATATGAATATAGTCAGCACCAATATTAGCGAGAAAAACCCTTAATTACCTCGAGTGTGCGATTTAACGCAACAATCGATTTATCATAGTTTAATGTGGCGATTCCTGTATATAAAATATCAATTAATGTCAGTTGGGCGATGCGTGATGCGGTTGCCGAGCTACGAATATCTGCTTCGTTAGAAACAACGTACAGAGCATAATCTGCAAAGCTTTGTATAGTATTTCGCTTGTTTTGTGTCATTGTAATAATCGTTGCTTGATTCTCTTTTGCAACGGTAAGCGCATTAATAACTTCCTTCGTTTCACCTGAGTACGAGATCGCGAATACAACATCTTCGCTCGTTGCATGTGCTGCTGCAATCAGCTGCCCATGACTATCGAAAATTGTTTCACAGTTTTTATTAATCCGTTTCAATTTATGTTCAAAATCTTGCGCAACGATTGCTGAGGCCCCGATGCCGATAAAGATAATCTTTCTTGCATTATTAATTTGGTGAATAATTTTCTCCAATTCCCTTTCGCCATTAATCATTAGCGTTCGTTGGATTGCATCGATATTGTGCATTTCAATGGTCTGTATCATTTGCAATATGGTCGAATCTTTTTCCAGTTCAAAATTGTGGTTGTTTTGAATTTCCAGAGTAG harbors:
- a CDS encoding sugar ABC transporter permease, which translates into the protein MKVVSQILVRIPLILWAFIVIFPLIWMFMGAFKSNAEIFTSPWSMPTDFSFTNFERAWNDYNIGRAFLNSFFVTVLGSFLTLILSIPTAYALERVRSKFGEVLINVYLASMMIPSVLGWIPLFFLLMKFNLLDNLWALSLVYAISHVPFTIFILVGFIGNIPKELEEAAVVDGMSPYGILFKIVTPLIKSGIMTVTILNAISYWNEFFMALILLQTESKNTLGVAMNLLKIDAQYDSAWGVLFAGLCIAVIPVIVFYSIFQRHIVKGMTEGAIK
- a CDS encoding ABC transporter permease, producing the protein MTFSSKSKYLFLAFCLLPTFLLFLIFTVYPMLGGLYYSFFEWSGTSANKTFIGLDNYIRLWNDSIIKKAIINDFFFVFVKVIGIMTLALFFAVALTQLKIKEAPFYRIVFFFPNIMSVVVIGILWQFIYDPNMGIVNSLLNQVGLTEWARPWLGDKTWVLPSIAIPAIWAGIGLFMLLIMGGISNVPKSLYEAADIDGASEWQQFWHITVPLVWPQIKTSILYIIITSLNGSFVLVQVMTGGGPGSASEVMGSYLYQRAFEDFQFGYGAAIGVLILVVSLITVLMSQFILKKEKVEY
- a CDS encoding sugar ABC transporter substrate-binding protein, giving the protein MFVIKERKQTWFLVALMSLMLLLVACSNDEESNSDTEGNSSTEQSTTSSDNTSTESTGDGLSGKLEIQYFVGGYGDGWWKQVIGDFQKQHPDLEIVEHAGPNINTEMNTRWISETPPDVVYIDGAGASETQMIAEGQLMDISEFAKGIKLENGTALLDSFISPAEEVDGGKIYSLPLVFDTWGTWYDAKWFEENGWEVPTDFDSWISSMEKIKADTKIAPFVTTGQHTQYFHRGVLNPAFAAAGGEELLNDLNNGVVEAWKKPETLEVLKKVEKIAKAGLIDSGFAAYNHTQSQMNFLMHKNAYIPVGFWLPNEMKNDTPESFEFGFTPTPMNDPGKPLALVPDIRTIAIAEKSQNPEAAKAFLEFIFTEEYAQAFAESTGAIMNMKDVDLSSNTNVQDFLKNINEMINNPGAVHTYKRYTPDAELQKIAVEITNEIKLLIIDILLGEITAEEFVDKMVKKAEELRK
- a CDS encoding transcriptional regulator; this translates as MENSIERIRSGMELLKPAERNVALYILSHLEDVIRMPIAVLAEKAKTSEATIVRMCRALNFSGFKDLKLSIATAPTLEIQNNHNFELEKDSTILQMIQTIEMHNIDAIQRTLMINGERELEKIIHQINNARKIIFIGIGASAIVAQDFEHKLKRINKNCETIFDSHGQLIAAAHATSEDVVFAISYSGETKEVINALTVAKENQATIITMTQNKRNTIQSFADYALYVVSNEADIRSSATASRIAQLTLIDILYTGIATLNYDKSIVALNRTLEVIKGFSR